A window of the Alnus glutinosa chromosome 4, dhAlnGlut1.1, whole genome shotgun sequence genome harbors these coding sequences:
- the LOC133866720 gene encoding putative receptor protein kinase ZmPK1: protein MGQGTSLTVEKPEEVLTSPNGVFSAGFHSVGGNAYCFAIWFNHLSQSRNRTIVWMANRDQPVNGRRSKLSLLKTGNLILTDAGKLTVWETNTLPRSSVQLSLYNTGNLVLHTLEVVSLWESFHFPTDTLLPQQQLTRNTKLVSSRSQSNYSSGFYKLFFDDDSLLRLLYDGLEMSSIYWFDPGVVSWDAQRSTYNNSRIAVLDSLGNFSSSDNFTAVSADYGAVLHRRLTIDYDGDIRVYSWKEEEETWVISWQAFQNPCKIHGICGANSICSYVAGSERKCSCLPGYNMKNHTDWSNGCEPGFDLSCNKNESGFLQLSHVEFFGYDYGFFPNYTLHECTTLCLRLCNCIAFQFKFSRKSGFAKCYPKTQLLNGHRSPDFNGDLYLRLPESNLLSYTNSVVEYSLDCPSEGIVLQLERIYVKSRENGILKFMLWFACGVGGLEIICIFLVWCLLIRTQQSSGADKQGYLAAVGFRKYTYAELKKATKGFSEEIGRGGGGIVYKGVLSDNRVAAIKRLNETNQGEGEFLAEVSIIGRINHMNLIEMWGYCAEGKHRLLVYEYMEHGSLAENLFSNSLDWKKRFKIAVGTAKGLAYLHEDCLEWVLHCDVKPQNILLYSNYQPKVADFGLSKLQKRGNLKNSSFSRIRGTRGYMAPEWVLDLPITSKVDVYSFGIVVLEMVTGKGPTEGVHVLDCGGETEHRRLVKWVRENRNRAATNAMTSWLEEMIDPRMEGKYEMGKMEALVRVALQCVDEDRDARPTMSQVVEMLFQEENVH from the coding sequence ATGGGACAAGGCACATCCCTCACCGTAGAGAAACCGGAAGAGGTTCTGACATCACCAAATGGCGTTTTCTCCGCTGGCTTTCACTCTGTGGGTGGAAATGCCTACTGCTTTGCCATATGGTTCAACCACCTATCCCAGAGTCGCAACCGCACCATAGTTTGGATGGCGAATCGTGATCAGCCAGTAAATGGAAGGCGCTCAAAGCTCTCCCTTCTTAAAACTGGAAATCTTATCTTGACTGACGCCGGTAAGTTAACCGTCTGGGAGACAAACACTCTTCCGCGTTCATCAGTACAATTGTCTCTCTACAACACTGGTAATCTTGTTCTACACACTTTGGAAGTTGTTAGTTTGTGGGAGAGCTTCCATTTTCCGACAGATACCCTTCTTCCCCAACAACAACTCACTAGAAATACAAAGCTTGTCTCCTCAAGAAGCCAGAGCAATTATTCCTCTGGTTTCTACAAGCTTTTCTTCGACGACGATAGCCTTCTCCGCCTTCTTTACGATGGACTTGAGATGTCCAGTATTTATTGGTTTGATCCAGGGGTTGTGAGCTGGGATGCTCAAAGGTCCACGTACAACAATAGTAGAATTGCAGTGCTTGATTCCTTAGGGAACTTCAGTTCTTCCGATAATTTTACTGCTGTTTCAGCTGATTATGGGGCAGTGCTTCATAGAAGACTGACAATTGATTACGATGGTGATATTCGAGTCTACAGCTGgaaagaggaggaggagacGTGGGTTATTTCATGGCAAGCCTTTCAGAATCCTTGCAAGATTCATGGTATTTGTGGGGCCAACAGTATATGCAGCTATGTTGCTGGTTCTGAGAGGAAATGCTCTTGCCTTCCAGGATATAATATGAAAAACCATACCGATTGGTCTAACGGTTGTGAACCGGGATTTGATCTCTCTTGCAACAAAAATGAGTCAGGCTTTCTGCAGCTATCCCATGTTGAATTCTTTGGTTATGATTATGGGTTCTTTCCCAATTACACACTCCATGAATGTACGACTTTATGCTTGCGATTGTGCAATTGCATAGCGTTCCAATTCAAATTTTCCCGGAAAAGTGGTTTTGCGAAATGTTACCCGAAGACGCAATTGCTCAATGGACATCGCTCGCCAGATTTCAATGGAGACCTCTATTTGAGGCTGCCAGAAAGCAATCTCTTGTCCTATACAAATTCTGTAGTAGAATACAGTTTAGATTGCCCAAGTGAAGGTATAGTACTGCAACTGGAAAGAATCTATGTAAAAAGCCGTGAAAATGGGATACTGAAGTTCATGCTCTGGTTTGCATGCGGAGTGGGAGGACTTGAGATCATCTGTATCTTCTTGGTGTGGTGTCTCTTGATTAGAACCCAACAAAGTTCAGGTGCGGACAAACAAGGCTACCTTGCTGCCGTCGGATTCAGAAAATATACCTATGCTGAGCTGAAGAAGGCGACCAAGGGTTTCAGTGAGGAGATTGGAAGAGGTGGTGGAGGAATTGTATACAAAGGGGTATTGTCTGACAATCGGGTTGCAGCAATCAAACGTCTCAATGAAACTAATCAAGGAGAAGGTGAATTTCTTGCAGAAGTAAGCATCATTGGGAGGATTAATCACATGAACTTAATAGAGATGTGGGGGTATTGCGCAGAGGGAAAGCACAGGCTTCTGGTGTACGAGTACATGGAACATGGTTCTTTGGCAGAAAACCTTTTTTCTAATTCACTTGACTGGAAGAAAAGGTTCAAAATAGCTGTGGGCACGGCGAAAGGCCTGGCTTATTTGCATGAGGACTGCTTGGAGTGGGTTTTACACTGCGATGTAAAGCCTCAAAACATACTCCTTTACTCTAACTATCAACCAAAGGTGGCAGATTTTGGACTGTCGAAGCTTCAAAAGAGAGGCAACCTTAAGAATTCAAGCTTTTCGAGGATACGAGGAACCCGAGGTTACATGGCTCCAGAGTGGGTCTTGGATCTGCCTATCACCTCCAAAGTGGATGTTTACAGCTTTGGAATAGTGGTGCTGGAGATGGTGACCGGAAAGGGCCCAACAGAGGGCGTGCATGTTTTAGATTGTGGAGGGGAGACCGAGCACAGAAGGCTGGTTAAGTGGGTGAGGGAGAACAGGAATAGAGCGGCTACAAATGCAATGACATCCTGGCTTGAAGAGATGATCGACCCACGAATGGAAGGCAAATATGAGATGGGTAAGATGGAAGCTTTGGTTCGCGTTGCTCTGCAATGTGTGGATGAAGACAGAGATGCAAGACCCACCATGAGCCAAGTAGTTGAGATGCTTTTTCAGGAAGAAAATGTTCATTGA